The following are encoded in a window of Pseudomonas sp. JQ170C genomic DNA:
- a CDS encoding ABC transporter substrate-binding protein, producing MNLSINRVFSLFAAPALAAVVGWLPPLAQASAVREIRIAVPDLSAGTQNSGGGVSDVLRNQQLLEKAFAADGITIQWNYFKGAGPVINEAFANGQVDFAYLGDLAAIIGKANGVDTRLLSATARGVKHYLGVVPGSDIKTLQDLKGKRVAIFRGTASQLSFDAALASQGLSEKDLKVINLDFNAAVAALAARQIDATWGLSGLTALQARGLADLPLNTRDLGGAGSIQAVLVGAGAFVDAHPELVQRLLDTQQQAVQWLSDEANKDAYIQLVSGLASYPKVILERDLQDEPLKHTFRSSLDQPFLDQLQASVDLAAEQRLIRKPFKVAQWLAPQAIRPAPVALAADRG from the coding sequence ATGAACCTGTCGATCAACCGTGTTTTCAGTCTGTTTGCCGCCCCCGCCCTGGCTGCCGTGGTCGGTTGGCTACCGCCGCTGGCCCAGGCCAGTGCCGTGCGGGAAATCCGTATCGCCGTGCCGGACCTGAGTGCGGGTACGCAAAATTCGGGGGGCGGGGTCAGTGATGTGCTGCGCAATCAGCAGTTGCTGGAAAAAGCCTTTGCCGCCGACGGCATCACCATCCAGTGGAACTACTTCAAGGGCGCGGGCCCGGTGATCAACGAAGCCTTCGCCAACGGCCAGGTGGATTTCGCCTACCTGGGGGATCTGGCCGCCATCATCGGCAAGGCCAATGGTGTCGACACGCGCTTGCTCTCGGCCACCGCGCGGGGCGTCAAGCATTACCTGGGCGTGGTGCCCGGCAGCGATATCAAGACCCTGCAGGATCTCAAGGGCAAGCGTGTGGCGATCTTCCGTGGCACTGCCAGCCAGCTGTCGTTCGACGCCGCCCTGGCCAGTCAGGGCTTGAGCGAGAAGGACCTGAAGGTGATCAACCTGGACTTCAACGCCGCCGTCGCCGCCCTGGCCGCCCGCCAGATCGATGCCACCTGGGGGCTGTCGGGGCTGACGGCCCTGCAGGCACGCGGCCTGGCCGATCTGCCGCTCAACACCCGCGACCTGGGCGGTGCCGGCAGCATCCAGGCGGTGCTGGTGGGGGCGGGCGCGTTTGTCGATGCGCATCCCGAGCTGGTTCAACGCCTGCTCGATACCCAGCAGCAGGCGGTGCAATGGTTGAGCGACGAGGCCAACAAGGACGCCTATATCCAGCTGGTGTCAGGGTTGGCGAGCTACCCGAAAGTGATCCTCGAGCGTGACTTGCAGGACGAGCCGCTCAAGCACACCTTCCGTTCCAGCCTGGACCAGCCGTTCCTTGACCAGTTGCAGGCGTCGGTCGACCTGGCCGCCGAGCAACGCCTGATCCGCAAACCGTTCAAGGTTGCCCAGTGGCTGGCCCCACAGGCTATCCGGCCAGCACCTGTAGCGCTGGCTGCTGATCGAGGCTGA
- a CDS encoding LysR family transcriptional regulator, translating to MDLRQLRYFIALTEHRSFVRAADAMGITQPAFSRSIQGLEQEFGCVLVDRGNKDLRPTPEGQVVLQHALRLVQGAALLNSEVLQMTKLDAGELHFGCGPAPAVHLVPRALAQFLDAHPKVRTSLEVDNWEKLSRALNREEIEFFVADIRQFEADPNFHTLPLSPRRGLFFCRPGHPLLAKDSLSTNDMFDYPLATTLIPPGVRKLLANLSGKTDFTPQLQTEHLPTLVRRVLGSDAIGIGTEEAFADEIQHGRLIRLHWRNLPANLDSLNARCGIVSRSGYRLSPAAKAMIDTLISLDQQPALQVLAG from the coding sequence ATGGATCTTCGCCAACTGCGTTACTTCATCGCCCTCACTGAACACCGCAGTTTTGTCCGCGCGGCCGACGCCATGGGCATCACCCAGCCAGCCTTCAGCCGCAGCATCCAGGGCCTGGAGCAAGAGTTCGGGTGTGTGCTGGTGGACCGCGGCAACAAGGACCTGCGCCCGACCCCCGAAGGCCAGGTGGTGCTGCAGCACGCCTTGCGCCTGGTGCAGGGCGCAGCCCTGCTCAACAGCGAAGTCCTGCAGATGACCAAGCTCGACGCCGGCGAATTGCACTTCGGTTGCGGCCCGGCGCCTGCCGTGCACCTGGTGCCCCGGGCGCTCGCGCAGTTTCTCGACGCCCACCCCAAGGTGCGCACCAGCCTTGAAGTGGATAACTGGGAAAAGCTCAGCCGGGCCTTGAACCGGGAGGAAATCGAGTTTTTCGTGGCCGATATCCGCCAGTTCGAGGCCGATCCCAACTTCCACACCTTGCCGCTGAGCCCCCGCCGCGGGCTGTTCTTCTGCCGCCCGGGGCACCCCTTGCTGGCCAAGGACAGCCTGTCGACCAACGACATGTTCGATTACCCGCTGGCCACCACGCTGATCCCGCCCGGCGTGCGCAAGCTCCTGGCCAATCTCAGCGGCAAGACCGACTTCACCCCGCAGCTGCAAACCGAACACCTGCCAACCCTGGTACGCCGGGTGCTGGGCAGTGACGCCATCGGCATCGGTACCGAGGAGGCCTTCGCCGACGAGATCCAGCACGGTCGCCTGATTCGCCTGCATTGGCGCAATTTGCCGGCCAACCTGGACAGCCTCAACGCCCGCTGCGGCATCGTCAGCCGCAGCGGTTATCGCCTGTCGCCAGCGGCGAAGGCGATGATCGACACCCTGATCAGCCTCGATCAGCAGCCAGCGCTACAGGTGCTGGCCGGATAG
- a CDS encoding OprD family porin: protein MTALPPARHLLPGLLAMTCALPAFAAEGGFVEDAKASLNLRNFYINRNFVDPANPQGKAEEWTQSFILDARSGFTQGVVGFGVDVLGLYSVKLDGGRGTANTNLLPVHDDGRPADDFGRLGVALKAKVSNTELKVGEWMPVLPILRSDDGRSLPQTFRGGQVTSQEIAGLTLYAGQFRGNSPRNDASMEDMSMNGRAAFTSDRFNFAGGEYSFNDKRTQIGLWNAELKDIYNQQFINLIHSQPLGNWTLGANLGYFIGKEDGAARAGDLDNRTASALLSARYGASTFYVGLQKVSGDDAWMRVNGTSGGTLANDSYNSSFDNAQERSWQVRHDFNFAGVGVPGLTLMNRYISGDNVHTSAITDGKEWARESELAYVIQSGALKNLSFKWRNSTMRRDYSSNAFDENRLIVSYPISIL, encoded by the coding sequence ATGACCGCACTCCCACCCGCACGACACCTGCTTCCCGGCCTGCTGGCCATGACTTGCGCCCTGCCCGCCTTCGCGGCCGAAGGGGGCTTTGTCGAAGACGCCAAGGCCAGCCTCAACCTGCGCAACTTCTACATCAACCGCAACTTCGTCGACCCCGCCAACCCCCAGGGCAAGGCCGAGGAATGGACCCAGAGCTTCATCCTCGACGCCCGCTCCGGCTTCACCCAGGGCGTGGTCGGTTTCGGCGTGGACGTGCTGGGCCTGTACTCGGTCAAGCTCGACGGCGGCCGGGGCACGGCAAACACCAATCTGCTGCCGGTGCATGATGACGGCCGCCCGGCCGATGACTTCGGTCGCCTGGGCGTGGCGCTCAAGGCCAAGGTGTCGAACACCGAGCTGAAGGTGGGGGAATGGATGCCGGTGCTGCCGATCCTGCGTTCGGACGACGGCCGCTCGCTGCCCCAGACCTTCCGTGGCGGGCAAGTCACGTCCCAGGAAATTGCCGGGCTGACCCTGTACGCCGGCCAGTTCCGCGGCAACAGCCCGCGTAACGACGCGAGCATGGAAGACATGTCGATGAACGGCCGCGCGGCCTTCACCTCCGACCGCTTCAACTTTGCCGGCGGCGAGTACAGCTTCAACGACAAACGTACCCAGATAGGCCTGTGGAACGCCGAGCTCAAAGACATCTACAACCAACAGTTCATCAACCTGATACACAGCCAGCCGCTGGGCAACTGGACCCTGGGCGCCAACCTTGGCTACTTCATCGGCAAGGAAGACGGCGCCGCCCGCGCAGGCGACCTGGACAACCGCACCGCCTCGGCGCTGCTCTCGGCCCGCTATGGGGCCAGCACCTTCTACGTCGGTCTGCAGAAAGTCAGTGGCGATGATGCCTGGATGCGGGTCAACGGCACCAGCGGCGGTACCCTGGCCAACGACAGCTACAACTCAAGCTTCGACAACGCCCAGGAGCGCTCGTGGCAAGTGCGTCATGACTTCAACTTTGCCGGGGTGGGTGTACCGGGCCTGACCTTGATGAACCGCTACATCAGCGGTGACAACGTGCACACTAGCGCGATCACCGATGGCAAGGAATGGGCGCGGGAGTCGGAGCTGGCCTATGTGATCCAGTCCGGCGCCCTGAAGAACCTGTCGTTTAAATGGCGCAACTCGACCATGCGCCGGGACTACAGCAGCAATGCCTTTGATGAGAACCGCCTGATCGTCAGCTATCCGATCAGCATTCTCTGA
- a CDS encoding AdeC/AdeK/OprM family multidrug efflux complex outer membrane factor, which translates to MSKSLLSLAVTAFILGGCSLIPDYQTPDSPVAAQWPQGPAYSPTESADVAAAEQGWRQFFNDPALQQLIQASLVNNRDLRVAALNIDAYRAQYRIQRADLFPAVSANGSGSRQRMPANLSQTGDSEITSQYSATLGVSSYELDLFGRVRSLTEQQLEIYLSSEEARRSTQISLVASVANAYFTWQADQALLKLTEDTLKTYEESYALTLRSNEVGVASALDLSQARTSVEGARVKLAQYQRLVAQDLNSLTVLVGTGLPADLPAARSLDSDVLAEVPAGLPSEVLQRRPDIQEAEHLLKAANANIGAARAAFFPSISLTANAGTLSPDMGGLFKGGSGTWLFQPQINLPIFNAGALRASLDYSKIQKDINVAKYEKTIQTAFQEVSDGLAARKTFNDQLQAQRDLVAANQDYYRLAERRYRIGVDSNLTFLDAQRQLFNTQQALISDRLSQLVSEVNLYKALGGGWYEQTGQAQQQAAVDSPKS; encoded by the coding sequence ATGAGTAAGTCCCTGTTGTCCCTGGCGGTAACCGCTTTCATTCTTGGCGGCTGCTCGCTGATCCCCGACTACCAGACCCCGGACTCGCCGGTGGCCGCGCAGTGGCCGCAAGGCCCTGCCTATTCGCCGACCGAGTCGGCGGATGTGGCCGCCGCCGAGCAGGGCTGGCGTCAGTTCTTCAATGACCCGGCGCTGCAGCAACTGATCCAGGCCTCGCTGGTCAACAACCGCGACCTTCGGGTCGCGGCACTGAACATCGATGCCTACCGGGCGCAGTACCGCATCCAGCGGGCTGACCTGTTCCCGGCAGTCAGCGCCAATGGCAGCGGCAGCCGTCAGCGGATGCCGGCCAACTTGTCGCAGACCGGTGACTCCGAGATCACCAGCCAGTACTCGGCCACCCTCGGGGTGAGCTCCTACGAGCTGGACCTGTTCGGTCGGGTGCGCAGCCTCACCGAGCAGCAACTGGAAATCTACCTGTCCAGCGAAGAGGCCCGGCGTTCTACCCAGATCAGCCTGGTGGCCAGCGTTGCCAACGCCTACTTCACCTGGCAGGCCGACCAGGCCCTGCTCAAGCTGACCGAAGACACCCTCAAGACGTACGAGGAAAGCTACGCGCTGACCTTGCGCAGCAACGAAGTGGGTGTGGCTTCGGCCCTGGACCTGAGCCAGGCGCGTACCTCGGTTGAAGGTGCCCGGGTCAAGCTGGCCCAGTACCAGCGCCTGGTCGCCCAGGACCTGAACAGCCTGACCGTGCTGGTCGGCACCGGCCTGCCGGCCGACCTGCCGGCGGCGCGCAGCCTGGACAGCGATGTGCTGGCCGAAGTACCGGCCGGCTTGCCGTCCGAGGTGCTGCAACGTCGTCCGGACATCCAGGAAGCCGAGCACCTGCTCAAGGCCGCCAACGCCAACATCGGTGCGGCCCGTGCAGCGTTCTTCCCAAGCATCAGCCTGACCGCCAACGCCGGGACCCTGAGCCCCGACATGGGTGGACTGTTCAAGGGTGGATCGGGCACCTGGCTGTTCCAGCCGCAGATCAACCTGCCGATCTTCAACGCCGGTGCCCTGCGCGCCAGCCTCGACTACTCGAAGATCCAGAAGGACATCAACGTCGCGAAATACGAGAAAACAATCCAGACCGCCTTCCAGGAAGTCTCCGATGGCCTCGCCGCGCGCAAGACCTTCAACGATCAGCTGCAGGCCCAGCGCGACCTGGTCGCCGCCAACCAGGACTACTACCGCCTGGCCGAGCGTCGCTACCGCATTGGTGTCGACAGCAACCTGACCTTCCTCGACGCCCAGCGTCAGTTGTTCAACACCCAGCAGGCGTTGATCAGCGATCGTCTGTCGCAGCTGGTCAGCGAGGTCAACCTGTACAAGGCCCTCGGTGGCGGCTGGTACGAGCAGACCGGTCAGGCGCAGCAGCAGGCTGCGGTTGATTCGCCAAAAAGCTAA
- a CDS encoding efflux RND transporter permease subunit: MSRFFIDRPIFAWVIALVIMLVGALSILKLPINQYPSIAPPAIAIAVTYPGASAQTVQDTVVQVIEQQLNGIDNLRYVSSESNSDGSMTITATFEQGTNPDTAQVQVQNKLNLATPLLPQEVQQQGIRVTKAVKNFLLVIGLVSEDGSMSKDDLANYIVSNMQDPISRTAGVGDFQVFGAQYAMRIWLDPAKLNKFQLTPVDVRTAVAAQNVQVSSGQLGGLPALPGQQLNATIIGKTRLQTAEQFEKILLKVNRDGSQVRLKDVATVGLGGENYAVSAQFNGKPASGLAVKLATGANALDTAKALRKTISDLEPFFPEGMKAVFPYDTTPVVTESISGVIHTLIEAIVLVFLVMYLFLQNFRATIITTMTVPVVLLGTFGILAAAGFSINTLTMFGMVLAIGLLVDDAIVVVENVERVMAEEGLSPKEATKKSMGQIQGALVGIALVLSAVLLPMAFFGGSTGVIYKQFSITIVSAMALSVIVALIFTPALCATMLKPIPKGEHGTPKRGFFGWFNRNFDRSVKSYERGVGNILRHKAPYLLAYLLIMVGMIWLFMRIPTAFLPEEDQGVLFAQVQTPAGSSAERTQVVIDEMRAYLLDKEADTVASVFTVNGFNFAGRGQSSGMAFIMLKPWGERSAENNVFNLAARAQQHFFSFRDAMVFAFAPPAVLELGNATGFDVFLQDRAGVGHDKLMEARNQFLGLAAQSKILSAVRPNGLNDEPQYQLTVDDERASALGVTIADINNTLSIALGASYVNDFIDRGRVKKVYIQGEPGSRMSPEDLQKWYVRNAAGEMVPFSSFATGEWIYGAPKLSRYNGVEAMEILGAPAPGYSTGEAMLEVERIAAQLPAGIGYSWTGLSYEERLSGSQAPALYALSLLMVFLCLAALYESWSIPIAVMLVVPLGIIGALLATSLRGLSNDVYFQVGLLTTIGLAAKNAILIVEFAKELHEQGRSLIDAAIEACRMRLRPIIMTSLAFILGVVPLAISSGAGSGSQHAIGTGVIGGMLTATVLAIFWVPLFFVTVSSMFGSKKPEEDAAPETPRYEAGQ, translated from the coding sequence ATGTCGAGATTTTTTATCGATCGCCCGATCTTTGCCTGGGTGATCGCCTTGGTGATCATGCTGGTCGGCGCATTGTCGATCCTGAAGTTGCCAATCAACCAGTACCCAAGCATCGCGCCGCCGGCCATCGCCATCGCCGTGACCTACCCGGGCGCCTCGGCGCAAACCGTGCAGGACACCGTGGTGCAGGTGATCGAGCAGCAGCTCAACGGTATCGACAACCTGCGTTATGTATCGTCGGAAAGTAACTCCGACGGCAGCATGACCATCACCGCGACCTTCGAGCAGGGGACCAACCCCGACACCGCCCAGGTCCAGGTGCAGAACAAGCTGAACCTGGCTACCCCGCTGCTGCCGCAAGAAGTACAGCAGCAGGGTATCCGCGTGACCAAGGCAGTGAAGAACTTCCTGCTGGTGATCGGCCTGGTATCCGAAGACGGCAGCATGTCCAAGGACGACCTGGCCAACTACATCGTCTCCAACATGCAGGACCCGATCTCGCGTACCGCAGGTGTCGGTGACTTCCAGGTGTTCGGTGCCCAGTACGCGATGCGCATCTGGCTCGATCCGGCCAAGCTGAACAAGTTCCAGCTGACCCCGGTCGATGTGCGCACCGCCGTGGCGGCGCAGAACGTCCAGGTATCGTCCGGTCAGCTTGGCGGCCTGCCTGCCCTGCCCGGCCAGCAACTGAACGCCACCATCATCGGCAAGACCCGCCTGCAGACCGCCGAGCAGTTCGAGAAGATCCTGCTCAAGGTCAACCGTGACGGCTCGCAAGTACGCCTGAAAGATGTCGCCACCGTAGGCCTTGGCGGTGAGAACTACGCCGTCAGCGCCCAGTTCAACGGCAAGCCGGCCTCCGGTCTGGCGGTCAAGCTGGCAACCGGGGCCAACGCCCTGGACACCGCCAAAGCCCTGCGCAAGACCATCAGCGACCTGGAACCCTTCTTCCCTGAAGGCATGAAGGCGGTGTTCCCGTACGACACCACGCCCGTTGTGACCGAGTCGATCAGCGGGGTAATCCACACCCTGATCGAAGCGATCGTGCTGGTGTTCCTGGTGATGTACCTGTTCCTGCAGAACTTCCGCGCCACCATCATCACCACCATGACCGTGCCTGTGGTACTGCTCGGCACCTTCGGCATCCTGGCCGCGGCGGGCTTCAGTATCAACACCCTGACCATGTTCGGCATGGTGCTTGCCATCGGCTTGCTGGTGGACGATGCGATCGTCGTGGTGGAGAACGTCGAACGGGTAATGGCCGAAGAGGGCCTGTCACCCAAGGAAGCCACCAAGAAGTCCATGGGCCAGATCCAGGGCGCCCTGGTCGGTATCGCCCTGGTGCTCTCGGCGGTACTGCTGCCCATGGCGTTCTTCGGTGGCTCCACCGGTGTGATCTACAAGCAGTTCTCGATCACCATCGTGTCGGCCATGGCCCTGTCGGTCATCGTTGCGCTGATCTTCACCCCGGCCCTGTGCGCCACCATGCTCAAGCCGATTCCAAAGGGTGAGCATGGCACGCCAAAGCGCGGCTTCTTCGGCTGGTTCAACCGCAACTTCGACCGCAGCGTCAAAAGCTACGAGCGCGGCGTGGGCAACATCCTGCGTCACAAGGCGCCGTACCTGCTGGCCTATCTGCTGATCATGGTCGGCATGATCTGGCTGTTCATGCGCATCCCCACCGCGTTCCTCCCCGAGGAAGACCAGGGCGTACTCTTCGCCCAGGTGCAGACCCCGGCCGGCTCCAGTGCCGAACGGACCCAGGTGGTGATCGATGAAATGCGTGCCTACCTGCTCGACAAGGAAGCCGATACCGTTGCCTCGGTGTTCACCGTAAACGGCTTCAACTTCGCCGGTCGCGGCCAGAGCTCGGGCATGGCCTTCATCATGCTCAAGCCGTGGGGCGAGCGTTCTGCCGAGAACAACGTGTTCAACCTGGCAGCCCGTGCCCAGCAGCACTTCTTCAGCTTCCGCGACGCGATGGTGTTTGCCTTTGCCCCGCCTGCGGTACTGGAGCTGGGTAACGCCACCGGTTTCGACGTGTTCCTGCAAGACCGTGCCGGTGTCGGCCACGACAAGCTGATGGAAGCGCGTAACCAGTTCCTGGGCCTCGCAGCTCAAAGCAAGATCCTCTCGGCAGTACGTCCGAACGGTCTGAACGATGAACCGCAGTACCAGCTGACCGTCGACGACGAGCGCGCCAGTGCCCTGGGCGTGACCATTGCCGATATCAACAACACCCTGTCGATTGCCCTGGGTGCCAGCTACGTCAACGACTTCATCGACCGCGGTCGGGTCAAAAAGGTGTACATCCAGGGTGAGCCTGGCTCGCGGATGAGCCCGGAAGACCTGCAGAAGTGGTACGTGCGCAACGCCGCTGGCGAGATGGTGCCGTTCTCCTCCTTCGCCACCGGCGAATGGATCTACGGTGCACCGAAGCTGTCGCGTTACAACGGCGTAGAAGCCATGGAAATCCTCGGTGCACCGGCGCCTGGCTACAGTACCGGTGAGGCCATGCTCGAGGTCGAGCGCATTGCCGCGCAACTGCCGGCAGGTATTGGCTACTCCTGGACCGGCCTGTCGTACGAGGAGCGCCTGTCGGGCTCCCAGGCGCCGGCGCTGTACGCCCTGTCGCTGCTGATGGTGTTCCTGTGCCTGGCGGCGCTGTATGAAAGCTGGTCGATTCCGATCGCGGTCATGCTCGTGGTACCGCTGGGGATCATCGGTGCGCTGCTGGCTACCAGCCTGCGCGGCCTGTCCAACGACGTGTACTTCCAGGTGGGCCTGTTGACCACCATCGGTCTGGCGGCGAAGAACGCGATCCTGATCGTCGAATTCGCCAAGGAACTGCATGAGCAGGGCCGCAGCCTGATCGATGCGGCCATCGAAGCCTGCCGGATGCGTCTGCGGCCGATCATCATGACCTCGCTGGCGTTCATTCTCGGCGTGGTACCGTTGGCTATCTCCAGCGGTGCGGGCTCGGGCAGCCAGCATGCGATCGGTACCGGGGTAATCGGCGGCATGCTGACCGCCACCGTACTGGCCATCTTCTGGGTACCGCTGTTCTTCGTTACCGTGTCGTCGATGTTCGGCAGCAAGAAGCCTGAAGAAGACGCCGCACCTGAAACTCCACGCTATGAGGCTGGGCAATGA
- a CDS encoding efflux RND transporter periplasmic adaptor subunit, with protein sequence MQFKPAVTALVSAVALATLLSGCKKEEAAPVAQVPQVGVVTLQTQAYTLTSDLPGRTTAYRIAEVRPQVNGIILKRLFKEGTEVKEGQQLYQIDPSVYEATLASAQANLQSTRSLSERYKQLVAEQAVSRQEYDDAQAKRLQAEAALRSAQIDLRYTKVLAPLSGRIGRSAVTEGALVNNGQADAMAVIQQLDPIYVDVTQSSAELLKLRRELESGQLQKVGDNAAKVTLTLEDGSTYRQEGRLEFSEVSVDPTTGSVTLRAVFPNPEHNLLPGMFVHARLKAGVNAQAILAPQQGVTRDLKGQPTALIVNQENKVELRQLKATRTVGSDWLISEGLNAGDRVITEGLQFVKPGIEVKVSEATNVKPAQPTQANAKTAGAKGE encoded by the coding sequence ATGCAATTCAAGCCAGCTGTTACCGCTCTGGTATCCGCCGTCGCCCTGGCAACACTGCTCAGCGGCTGTAAAAAGGAAGAGGCCGCGCCAGTAGCGCAAGTTCCTCAGGTCGGCGTCGTCACCCTGCAAACCCAAGCCTATACCCTCACCTCCGATCTGCCGGGGCGTACCACTGCCTACCGTATCGCCGAAGTGCGCCCCCAGGTCAACGGCATCATCCTCAAGCGCCTGTTCAAGGAAGGCACCGAGGTCAAGGAAGGCCAGCAGCTCTACCAGATCGACCCTTCGGTGTACGAAGCGACCCTGGCAAGCGCTCAGGCCAACCTGCAATCGACCCGTTCGCTGTCCGAGCGCTACAAGCAGCTGGTAGCCGAACAAGCGGTCAGCCGCCAGGAATACGACGACGCACAAGCCAAACGTTTGCAAGCTGAGGCTGCACTGCGCAGCGCCCAGATCGACCTGCGCTACACCAAGGTCCTGGCGCCGCTGAGTGGCCGTATCGGTCGCTCCGCAGTCACTGAAGGCGCGCTGGTCAACAACGGCCAGGCCGACGCCATGGCGGTGATCCAGCAGCTTGACCCGATCTACGTCGACGTCACCCAGTCTTCGGCAGAGCTGCTCAAGCTGCGCCGTGAACTGGAAAGCGGCCAGCTGCAGAAAGTCGGCGACAACGCCGCCAAGGTCACCCTGACCCTGGAAGACGGCAGCACCTATCGCCAGGAAGGCCGCCTGGAGTTCTCGGAAGTCTCGGTCGACCCGACCACCGGCTCCGTGACCCTGCGCGCCGTGTTCCCGAACCCTGAGCACAACTTGCTGCCCGGCATGTTCGTCCACGCGCGGCTGAAGGCCGGTGTCAACGCCCAGGCGATCCTCGCCCCGCAACAAGGCGTGACCCGCGACCTCAAGGGCCAGCCAACCGCCCTGATCGTCAACCAGGAGAACAAGGTCGAGCTGCGCCAACTCAAGGCCACGCGTACCGTCGGTAGCGACTGGCTGATCTCCGAAGGCCTGAACGCCGGTGACCGCGTGATCACCGAAGGCTTGCAGTTCGTCAAGCCGGGTATCGAGGTCAAGGTCAGCGAAGCCACCAACGTCAAGCCTGCTCAGCCAACCCAGGCCAATGCAAAGACTGCAGGGGCCAAAGGGGAGTAA
- a CDS encoding TauD/TfdA dioxygenase family protein: MSNAARAVASVSHALDIHPVAGRIGAEIRGVQLSADLEPAVIEAIQAALVQHKVIFFHAQQHLDDQGQEAFAHLLGEPIAHPTVPVREGTRYVLELDGGEGRRANSWHTDVTFVDAYPKASILRSVVAPDFGGDTVWANTATAYQDLPAELQALADQLWAVHSNEYDYAAAKPNVTLEQQESYRRIFTSTVYETEHPVVRVHPVSGEKTLLLGHFVKRLKGYSQFDSTHLFNLLQSHVTRLENTVRWRWQAGDVAIWDNRATQHYAVDDYGTQGRVVRRVTLQGDVPVGVTGQRSRTTRGV; encoded by the coding sequence ATGAGCAATGCCGCACGCGCCGTAGCATCCGTCAGCCATGCGCTGGACATCCACCCGGTCGCCGGACGCATCGGTGCCGAGATCCGTGGGGTGCAGTTGAGCGCCGACCTTGAACCTGCCGTGATCGAGGCCATCCAGGCCGCGCTGGTGCAGCACAAGGTGATCTTCTTCCACGCCCAGCAGCACCTTGATGACCAGGGCCAGGAGGCCTTTGCCCATCTGCTCGGCGAGCCGATTGCCCACCCCACGGTGCCGGTGCGCGAAGGCACGCGCTACGTGCTGGAACTGGATGGCGGCGAAGGGCGCCGGGCCAACTCCTGGCACACCGATGTAACCTTCGTGGATGCCTATCCCAAGGCGTCGATCCTGCGTTCGGTGGTAGCGCCAGATTTTGGTGGCGACACCGTATGGGCCAACACGGCGACGGCCTATCAGGACCTGCCGGCCGAGTTGCAGGCGCTGGCCGATCAGCTGTGGGCGGTGCACAGCAACGAGTACGACTACGCGGCGGCCAAGCCGAACGTTACGCTGGAGCAGCAGGAGAGCTATCGCCGGATCTTCACCTCAACGGTGTATGAAACCGAACACCCCGTAGTGCGCGTGCATCCGGTCAGTGGTGAGAAGACCCTGCTGCTGGGCCACTTCGTCAAACGCCTGAAGGGCTACTCGCAGTTTGATTCCACCCACCTGTTCAATCTGCTGCAGAGCCACGTTACCCGCCTGGAGAACACCGTGCGCTGGCGCTGGCAGGCCGGTGACGTGGCGATCTGGGACAACCGCGCCACCCAGCATTACGCGGTGGATGACTACGGCACCCAAGGGCGCGTGGTGCGTCGGGTGACCTTGCAGGGGGATGTGCCGGTGGGGGTGACCGGGCAGCGTAGCCGGACCACGCGCGGGGTCTGA